Below is a genomic region from Phragmites australis chromosome 20, lpPhrAust1.1, whole genome shotgun sequence.
AGAAATAtcgtaaattaaaaaaaatgtcgaTTCAACTGTTTGGTACTTCGAAATATTCATACATAAAATTTTCTGTCTCAGATAAGCACATAAGCACAGGTTCCTCAGTCTAATTGTTCCGGTATGTATATGTGCATGTTCATCCAAAAGAACGGTTGGATCAAAAGTTCAAAACAAAGAAATGTTAAAGAATGTTCACATCCAAACTTCAGTTGGAAAGTACCTCATAATTAAACTTGTGTGGCTGGGTAGCTTTTAGCATCCGAACATCCAATATCGTCAGCTCATCCTCCTACAAATCATTACAATAGCTTTTTATTGTAGGTCTAGAATTTGATAAAACTAGTGATTTGTAACCACATTACACATTACAAATCAGACATTCATGGTAACTATCTTGTACGATTCCCTCCTAAAAATGCTTGATTTTGACAATTATTTTAAATTCTTCACATAGCATACCACTCAAGAATATTTCTCAGGGGAACAACAAATGGAAACCACCCATTTGGTGGAATCGTGAAAACCACTCCACATAACATGTGTGGAAGTTTTGAAGAACTCTAAAAAATCACAAATGGACTGAGATTAGATGCCTTATGTGCACAAGAGGAGGAATATATTGACCATCTGTTGGTGGGATGTGTTGCGAGCTGGCAAGTTTGGTACACCATCCTACATCGCTGTGGCTTACAGTGGATCTTACCCCAGCCAATTGATGTTCTGCCGGAGTGGAGTGGAGTCGCAGTCGGAAGTCGATCGACAAGGAATGGAGAAAAGGTTTCGACTCACTAGTCATGTTAACTGTCTGGCGGCTgtggaaagagagaaacaacAAAGTGTTTAACAAGGAAGCCCTTCTGCTGGTCCCACTAGCACAGACCATCATCGAGGAGGCGCAATGGTGGTTCTTAGTAGGTTACAAAGGATTAGGTTCGCTTCCTACAGTGGTAGTTAGTCGCGCATCACATCATGAGTAGTTAACTTGTAATCGCGGTCGCTTTGTAACTCTCTTCTTCTTAATGAATTACGCGCAGAGCGCATtctcgaagaaaaaaaaggaaggtcAGACTAGACAACATCATCAAATTTCAAGATAAACTCAACTTTGTTTGAAAGATATCGAATTAGCAAACAGGTACGAACAGTGATGAAATAGACCAAATGGGTGGTTTCCACCAGATATAAAAACATGTCATAGCTCCATCTAACTGataaataatatgcatatatgtacaGCTTCAGATGCATCAGTTCCATTCTATATCGCAATGATACTGGTACATGATTCAACAAATTGCAGCAGTTccagggaaaaaaaaacaaaatggcaATACGGCTACAGATTTATATTGATTGTATAATTTTATTTCTAGCATAGTACTTGCTGAACTTACACAAGGTATAAACTAAAAAGGTAAAGACTTGTTTCCGAGCGTGCATCTGTTTGCTCGCTCAGACGCACTCTCAAACCGCTACCCAGCGCGAGAAGGCAACTCCCCGTGAACCTTATCCATATGATCCTCCTGGCACCTCGCGTCACGCTGCTCCTCCCCGCCCTAGATCCACGCCACCGAGGGGCCCACCCCACGGGCCTTGCTGCTTCCCCTTTCTCTGAGACAACTATTTCTCTCCCATTTTTTCTTCCCTCACCAGAATAGCCTATCGGCTTCCATGGCTGGTGATTTCCATTGCAAtgaagtgctctctctcttgagGATTGCCGATTTGGGTGTCACTACTGGAGGTAGAGCTCAACGCAAAATCGATGCCCATGGCACCAGATCGAGAAGAGGATGTTGAAGCGGTGCCCAGATCCGACGAGGACAGGAGGAAAGGATTGCTCTGCAAAAATCAAGGCTGACGTAGAGGAGCACATCCCCGATAACAAGAAGCTCGATCTAGGTGGTGTGGAGTCCAATTTTGATGGTGAGAATCTCGATCACGTCGAGGAGCTCGGTCCCGTCGATTCAGATGGACAGAAGCTCAATCCCCATGGGAGGGCGCCAATTTGAGCGGCGAGGAACTTAGTCCGAATAAAAGGGTTTCGTTTTGGGTATTGGTGGGAGTAGCTCTGTAGCTTGGCAATACGGTTGTATTGATACGGTTGTATTGATTGCTTCTCTGGTCGTAGCAATTTGCTTTCAAAATTTGTATTGATGTgcttttctttttgaatatGCACAGGATGTGGTGATTCTCGTCACCGGTGGAGTTCTCTTTCTTCCTGGATTGAGGATTGGGCGTTCGATGTTGGCCGCTCATCCTTGACGACGAGGAGCTCAACCAGGTGCGGAGAAGCTAGTCCCCAACGACGAGGAGCTCGATCTGCTCTATTTGGGCAACGTGGAGTCCAATTTTGATGTTGAGGTTGAGGAGCTTGGTCCCATCGATTCAGGCAATGAGAAGCTCAATCCCCCAGGAGGATGTCGATTTGGGTATTGGCAGGAGCAACTGCAACTTGCTTCTAAGATTGTACCGATTTGCTTCTCTAGTTGCAAAATTTGTATCGATGTGCTTTTCGTTTTGATTCAAATGGGGGAAGGCTGCGTGCTGTTGCCTTGCGGAGCATAGTAGGAAAACAACTAATTAATCACTTTCCTAATCTGGTAGTTGATCTAATTAGGAAAGCAACTAATTAAGCACTTTCCTAATTAGGGGTGTGCGGGCGGATGGGCATTAGCATGAGCATGCATGTGTTAGCCAGGTCCAACTAAAAAAGAAGTGACAGTAGAACTCATTTTTTATTGTATATGCACATCAAATGTATTTGGGTATTCTAATAAATGTATACCATTCTTGGTGTTACCAGAGAGAAGTTAGGCAGTATGAACCTTGTTTCCAACAGCTATTGCAGTACCGTCATGTTTATATGTGATGTTAATGTTTTCTCCACTAAGTTCAACAACTTGACATTTTCCACctggaaaaaaatataaagttgAGGAAAAGCAGGCTAAGAATTATAATTTGACGAACAGGTAAACTGCCTCCAAAACCGACCATGATAAGAAGAGATCCAAAAGTAAAATCAGTCATCCTAAGCCAGATATAAAGTACAACAAAATAACTTCCAGATAAAGTCATTACATAAGAGGTCTTCAGCATCAAATTAATTGTAAATGTGAAAGAATGTAGGAAAGGACAAAATTTCGAAAAGAATTCATCAGTTTAAGATAGTAATGGTAATATGCATTAGGAATGCAGAACAAAACTGTGCATTCTAGGGCCATCAAGGATGAAGTGTGATACTTACTTCGAGCATCCCAAAGGCGAATTGACTTGTCAGCAGCTGCAGTAGCAACTGTATCAGGATGCTTTGGATCCCAGCATAGCTGATCTACACTATCTGTGTGGCCTTTCAGTTCAATATCTTTAACCTTGGACTGTGTAAGAAAAATCCTTGTCAGCACAGTTTGCACTTTAGAACTTCAGATGAAGAAATTTAAGCTGAAATTTCACTCCCACGTACCAACAATGAAAACCTGAAAGGTCATGCTTAAGAAACCAAACAAATTTACTCTAGCCAAAAGTTCATTCACAACTGCCTAACTTGCTCTCAAGATCCCATCTGTTGAGAATGGAACTATTAATCTATTATCATACTAACAAATTATGGAAACAACTTTTTGCATGTTAAACAAAATTCTGCAGTCAGTTACAACAATTAATTAAGGAACTGAACAGATGCTGCTGTTGTGCATAGGCTGTAGCAACATGAATATTTCTGTGAAATACCTGAGATAACTTCTTCAATAGTCAAGTTAAAAGATAGCTTGCTAGAAAAGTAGTAGCATTTACCGCTCTTTGTCATATGACACTATGACCAACATGAGCATGTATATAGAAAATGGTCATGCTACCACCGCTTTCTTAAGGTTAAGGTCATAACTTGCTGTCTATGTTCTATAAGATTGGAAATATCCCAATTAtgcatatttttataatttatcaaaatGATGCTTCATAAAAACAGGGAAAAAATTAGTGAGTATGATAGCAAAAAAGGGTAATCCCATTCTGTAAAAATAAAGGCAGTGGCAAGTATAGAAGGAGAGGAAGTTACATGGCCATGGGGATCAATGCTCCAGACACGTGCAGTATGATCGATAGATCCTGAAGCAAGCTTTGTGCCTAGGCAGTTCCATGCTACAGAGTGCACCTAACAATTAAAAAAgaattttaaaataattaatactAATAAGGTTACTAAATAAAAGCagaacaaagagaaagaaaaaaaaacccacaaATCCAGCTAAACTTTGCATTGTAAGTACTATAGTAGAAGATTTGTTATCGTTATGAGGACTATTTAGCAACACAGTCAACAGGATGCAAGAAACGAAACAAGAGTTCTTCACCACACCATAATTTCTTCTAAAAGGAAGATTCTTCCCTTCTATTTTCCCTCATTGCAACTAAAAGCTAGACAAGCACTAGAAGTCGACATTAGAGAGCAGGACCTTCTTCCTTAGCATGCTGACACCAACTTTTTTCACCACTAATAGAGAATAACCATAAGTTGACAAAAAAAACCtataataaagtttttttttcagcaTGCCCTATCATtaactcctttttttttctcagaacTAGAGGGCAACCAAGTTCATGGCACCACCGTGCCTTTGCTGCAACAGAGTCTGCCCATTACATCCACACTCCTTCCCAAGTAATTGTAATTCcagcaaagatttttttttaatcagcATGCCCTACATTGACTCCTTTCAATGGAAAAGAGCCAAATTTCTGCTTAACTTTGCTCACACCTACTTGCTTCAGTCCTCAGTCCTAGAACAAGCAGAACCGAAACCAAGAAAGGGCAACCATGACGCCGTTTATATTCTTAGAAACCAAACCAGAAGACCCAAAGATTGCAACTTTGGCATCTTTATTAATCACTCTGCTTGTGAGATTGGGGTTTTAGGGCATCTCGCAACGAACGGGGACATAGATTGGAACTTTGATTCCTTCCTTTGCGGGATTTTGGGTTTTAGGGGCTCGCAAAGAAACTCCCGTGGCTTCTTTTTTTATTCGCGATATTGCGGGGGCGTGGAGAGGGATTACCTTCTTCTTGTGGCCGTAGTATTCCCTCGACACGAGATTCCTCAGGTTCATCCCCGGGGTCGTGACGCGGGCGGCGGttgcggtggcggcggcgccaccgctgcccttcctctcctcctctctgctctccattctctctctctttccctcctgCTGGGCTGCTGCCAGTCCTGTTCGGGGAGGAGAAAGAATCCACTAGTAGTCCATGGTCTTGATCTGGGCCTGATGGGCTGGGCTGCATTAGGACTTCGGGCAACTTCatcgagttttttatttttattttttaatattgataaaaatacccatctattttaaaaaattacagatCTAACCTACGTCATCTGTTGAAAACGGACAACGTAGGACCTATAAAGTAATAATTAGGAATTAAATATGCAGGTCGATGTGGCTAATAGGTCAAGGTGCCACCCACTTTGTCCTATCCCTCAGAGCATTCAACACGGCGCATGTCACTTACTCGTGCATGCTTGACTATCATCTAAGCATGCTCGCTTCATGCAGCCTTGTAAGGGCTCGTCATGCAACTAGTAAAAAGGTGAGGATGACATATCATAACTCATGCATCAGACTGCATATAGCTTAGTTACGGTGACACTTTGAAACGGCTCGTGACACATTTACCTATCATAACTCTTACCTTAAAAAGTTCTATCTTATAAGATGTCTTCCGTTAAATAGACGATATCTTTTACACCACCTATTATGACTTATATCATGTTAAAGTGTCTTCTGTTAGATGGAAAATACCTTATTATCACTATTTCAATGGACGATaataaattagatctataattttttgaaatagatatatatttttacaaatattaaaaaaataaaaataaataaataaataaaatacaaCGTCATCATCCTCGCACGTCGGCATTGCATGGCTATGCATCTTGCACGATTTGTGCTGCAAAGTTAAAAACAAAACGAAAACTATCATTCCAGAATATACTGCtgaggattttttttggatGTATAGCACCGTTGTATCCTTTACTTGTTTGCTTTGTATCACTTCCATTTTGTATGCGTTACTTTCTATTCTTATAAGATTAGAAACACCGTCGCTGGTGCTTGTTGCAATTTGTTTGTTAATCAGGGCCTTCTATGCTTAATTAGGGGCTGTAGTCACTATTGATTTTAAATACAATCCAGTCCCATTCGGAGAGAAAAAAGATTAGGGAAGAGAGTAATAGCATTTGCATAGGTTAGGAGGTATGAAAATGCATTCAGAGagtcatgaaaaattatgaaaatgcTTTGTAGCGCCATCTATCGTCCCACAAAATTCCGACTTAAAACACGATGTATAAAGAATAAGCAAACAAGACATGCTATTAGGCAGTGAACTTACCCGGTTTTAATAGGTTGGGCATAACCGTATAAAGTGCACCAAAAAAAGTTTAGaggtttatttaaaaaaaacgaAAACCTTCAGGGGAGTAAAATGGGTTTCCTATCGTTAGTTTGGGGACAAGAAATATTAGTTGCGGCATATCAAAGTTCATCTTATTGTGCCATTTCAAAGTCCAAtctcatgatttttttcccttctttttttgAATGTAGTTAAGACCATGGTGAATGGCTTTTTTTCGGAGACGaaaatctcgtcgtgaagggattttcattTCC
It encodes:
- the LOC133901796 gene encoding THO complex subunit 3-like codes for the protein MESREEERKGSGGAAATATAARVTTPGMNLRNLVSREYYGHKKKVHSVAWNCLGTKLASGSIDHTARVWSIDPHGHSKVKDIELKGHTDSVDQLCWDPKHPDTVATAAADKSIRLWDARSGKCQVVELSGENINITYKHDGTAIAVGNKEDELTILDVRMLKATQPHKFNYEINEIAWNKTGDLFFITTGLGHIEVVKDLNFQKSCKLNAHTAGCYCIAMDPLDRYFAVGSADSLVSLWNVKELLCIKTFSKLEWPVRTVSFNHTGEFIAYASEDPFIDIANVQTGRSIHQIPCKAAMNSVEWNPKYNLLAYAGDDKNKYLADEGVFRIFGFETHN